In Humulus lupulus chromosome 7, drHumLupu1.1, whole genome shotgun sequence, the following are encoded in one genomic region:
- the LOC133789139 gene encoding disease resistance protein RUN1-like isoform X2 yields MGGMGKTTLARALFTQIFNRFEGYCFLENVREEWEKHNGLGLKKQLYSELLKEKNQDIVMINMFVKDRLCRKKVLIVLDDLDDVDQFEQLLLGDRDWLCHGSRVIITTRDQQILKNIGVDQIYMANQLGDDEALQLFSLNGFKSDFPPTSFMELSLKVVNYAAGMPLALKVLGSHLYSKSEEEWNSAINKLKVFPNQKIQNILRISYDGLDDKERGVFLDIACFFKGKDKDFVGGILDDDCTFADVIRVLIDRCLIFEIFEIDYENKTTLWMHDLIQEMGREIVRQECIKEPGMRSRLWITEDICHVLKNNTGSEKVEGIFLNFCGINKGSHFKLKPTVFREMYNLRLLQILFEDCIQMEKCKFQLPHDLDTLPDSLRYLNCPYYPFKSLPSNFVPQHLVELNMPFSKLEQLPNEFKCLESLKVVDLSFSKNLIHMPDLSQANLKSLFLKGCESLEEASSLNFQQILAHKCFTKENIVTETNYININYWGPEETDHKPSWLESYEHINYFLNLGGCSTLKVLSEMSGNIKYICLSSTSIEELHSSIWSLVHLSILDLSNCKCLKNLPSGIGQLESLNHLYLDGCLSFDRFPERLPKKIRLLDLRGTKIKEVPSSSLENLSSLEDLCLMNCTELETLPTSICKLTSLVRLNLSDCSELKSFPEISEPMKSLRNLHLDQTGIIKLPSSIENLNGLERLSLRRCNNLEFIPNNIYNMSHLQLLCLSECSKLQSLPAVTADFQFKIEVDLSYKNIFKIPDWNLGLSSLPLMESEPCGSMIDEGLVSIKRLSNMVLYLLQRCDTADTFVVPDFMVDSCRCLVSYSDKQPYYFCGCSRLNIEKYNKIVTDFWKYLFRQATYFGLQPKKNIFPRMNLCCPGNEFADFFDNVSKGSSVDVNLCPQSYNSNFLGYVFCVLIEFDHYCFDNINRLNFRCEYNYKTNNGESNKRSWSIHIPENKYAFVEIGILNSDHMFMGCILEEYDEHLNANALQIVSFDFHLVQHDWEALVNVGKYRVKKCGVHMLNLDDLIDDSNHLDAEFDNDVLFYRRKQFQFSGKGPFIMRLL; encoded by the exons ATGGGCGGGATGGGTAAGACAACTCTAGCGCGAGCCTTATTTACTCAAATTTTCAATCGGTTCGAAGGTTACTGCTTTCTTGAAAATGTTAGGGAAGAATGGGAAAAACATAATGGACTCGGTTTAAAGAAACAACTTTATTCTGAGTTATTGAAGGAAAAAAATCAAGATATAGTCATGATCAACATGTTTGTGAAGGATAGACTTTGTCGTAAAAAAGTACTAATTGTTCTTGATGATTTGGATGATGTAGATCAATTTGAGCAATTATTATTAGGAGATCGTGATTGGTTATGTCATGGAAGTAGAGTAATTATAACTACTAGAGATCAACAAATACTCAAGAATATTGGGGTTGATCAAATCTACATGGCAAATCAACTAGGGGATGATGAGGCTCTTCAACTCTTTAGTTTGAATGGATTCAAAAGTGATTTTCCACCAACTAGTTTTATGGAGTTGTCGCTAAAAGTAGTGAATTATGCCGCAGGAATGCCATTGGCTCTTAAAGTTTTAGGTTCTCATTTGTATTCGAAAAGTGAAGAAGAGTGGAATAGTGCAATAAACAAGTTGAAAGTGTTTCCTAACCAAAAGATTCAAAATATATTGAGGATAAGTTATGATGGGCTAGACGATAAAGAAAGGGGTGTGTTTCTAGATATCGCATGCTTTTTCAAAGGCAAGGATAAGGATTTTGTGGGAGGAATATTGGATGATGATTGTACGTTTGCAGATGTGATTAGAGTTCTCATTGATAGATGTTTGATATTTGAGATATTTGAGATAGATTATGAGAATAAGACCACACTATGGATGCATGATTTGATACAAGAAATGGGCCGGGAAATTGTTCGTCAAGAATGCATCAAAGAGCCTGGAATGCGTAGCAGACTATGGATTACTGAAGACATTTGTCATGTCTTAAAAAACAACACA GGTAGCGAAAAAGTTGAAGGAATATTCCTAAACTTCTGTGGGATCAATAAAGGGAGTCATTTCAAATTGAAGCCTACAGTCTTTAGAGAAATGTACAATCTAAGACTACTTCAAATATTATTTGAAGATTGTATACAAATGGAGAAGTGCAAATTTCAACTTCCTCATGATCTTGATACACTTCCTGATTCTCTTAGATATCTCAATTGTCCTTACTACCCATTCAAGTCTTTACCATCAAATTTTGTGCCACAACATCTTGTGGAACTCAACATGCCCTTTAGCAAGTTGGAGCAACTTCCAAACGAATTCAAG TGTCTTGAGAGCTTAAAAGTTGTCGATCTCAGTTTTTCAAAGAATTTGATTCATATGCCAGATTTATCTCAAGCTAATTTGAAGAGTCTATTTCTTAAAGGCTGTGAGAGTTTGGAAGAAGCTTCTTCACTCAACTTTCAACAAATTCTTGCTCACAAGTGTTTTACAAAAGAAAATATAGTAACAGAAACAAATTACATTAATATCAATTATTGGGGACCTGAGGAGACTGATCATAAACCATCGTGGTTGGAATCTTATGAACACATAAACTACTTCCTTAATCTCGGTGGCTGCTCTACTCTTAAAGTTCTCTCAGAGATGTCTGGGAACATTAAATACATTTGTTTATCTTCCACTTCCATAGAAGAGCTGCACTCTTCAATTTGGTCTCTTGTTCATCTTTCTATTTTGGATCTTAGCAATTGTAAATGCCTCAAGAATCTTCCGAGTGGAATTGGACAATTGGAGTCTCTAAATCATCTATATTTAGATGGTTGTTTATCTTTTGATAGGTTTCCTGAGCGGCTTCCAAAGAAaattagattattagacttgagGGGAACTAAGATAAAAGAAGTGCCTTCGTCTTCCTTAGAAAATCTCTCTAGTCTTGAGGATCTATGTCTAATGAATTGCACGGAGCTTGAAACCCTACCAACGAGTATCTGTAAGCTGACATCTCTTGTGAGGCTAAACCTATCTGATTGCTCAGAATTGAAAAGTTTCCCTGAAATCTCAGAGCCAATGAAAAGTTTGAGAAACCTTCATCTAGATCAAACAGGAATTATAAAGTTACCCTCGTCAATTGAAAATCTTAATGGGCTTGAACGGTTGAGTTTAAGGAGATGTAATAATCTAGAGTTTATTCCAAACAACATATACAATATGAGCCATCTTCAATTGCTGTGCCTTTCTGAATgttcaaaacttcaaagtttgcCTGCTGTGACGGCTGATTTCCAATTTAAGATTGAAGTGGATCTTAGCTATAAAAACATATTCAAAATCCCTGACTGGAATCTTGGTTTATCTTCATTACCATTGATGGAGTCTGAACCATGTGGATCAATGATTGATGAAGGACTAGTGAGCATCAAACGACTTTCTAATATGGTTTTATATTTGTTACAACGTTGTGACACTGCCGATACTTTCGTCGTACCTGATTTCATGGTCGATTCATGTCGATGCTTGGTCTCATATAGTGACAAACAACCATACTATTTTTGTGGTTGCTCAAGATTGAATAttgaaaaatacaacaaaatagtGACTGACTTCTGGAAATACCTCTTCCGTCAGGCAACTTATTTTGGTCTACAACCAAAG AAAAATATTTTTCCCAGAATGAATTTATGTTGTCCAGGAAATGAATTTGCGGATTTTTTTGATAATGTGTCTAAAGGATCTTCAGTTGATGTCAATCTTTGTCCACAGTCTTACAATTCCAACTTTTTGGGTTATGTCTTTTGTGTTCTCATCGAATTTGATCACTACTGTTTTGATAATATTAACCGTTTGAATTTTCGATGCGAGTACAATTACAAAACCAATAATGGTGAAAGCAACAAGCGTAGTTGGAGTATCCATATACCAGAAAACAAGTACGCATTTGTTGAGATTGGAATTCTCAATTCAGATCACATGTTTATGGGGTGCATTCTTGAGGAGTACGATGAGCATCTTAATGCAAATGCATTACAGATAGTGTCATTTGATTTTCACCTTGTCCAACATGATTGGGAAGCACTAGTTAACGTTGGCAAGTATAGAGTGAAAAAGTGTGGAGTTCACATGTTAAATCTTGATGATTTAATTGATGACTCAAATCATTTAGATGCTGAGTTTGATAATGATGTGTTATTTTACAGAAGAAAACAATTTCAGTTTTCAGGTAAGGGCCCATTCATTATGCGATTATTATAA
- the LOC133789139 gene encoding disease resistance protein RUN1-like isoform X1, which translates to MAPKNNKYDVFISFRGEDTRNNFTSHLHKALLLKNLQVYMDERLESGDEISSALLKAIEDSKLSVIVFSENYASSRWCLDELVHILRCKERYGQIVVPIFYHVSPCDIRKQSGNFGVAFGALEERFGTESDRLSQWRTALTSAANLSGCNAPITRRIEHLESLLLCVPILGICGMGGMGKTTLARALFTQIFNRFEGYCFLENVREEWEKHNGLGLKKQLYSELLKEKNQDIVMINMFVKDRLCRKKVLIVLDDLDDVDQFEQLLLGDRDWLCHGSRVIITTRDQQILKNIGVDQIYMANQLGDDEALQLFSLNGFKSDFPPTSFMELSLKVVNYAAGMPLALKVLGSHLYSKSEEEWNSAINKLKVFPNQKIQNILRISYDGLDDKERGVFLDIACFFKGKDKDFVGGILDDDCTFADVIRVLIDRCLIFEIFEIDYENKTTLWMHDLIQEMGREIVRQECIKEPGMRSRLWITEDICHVLKNNTGSEKVEGIFLNFCGINKGSHFKLKPTVFREMYNLRLLQILFEDCIQMEKCKFQLPHDLDTLPDSLRYLNCPYYPFKSLPSNFVPQHLVELNMPFSKLEQLPNEFKCLESLKVVDLSFSKNLIHMPDLSQANLKSLFLKGCESLEEASSLNFQQILAHKCFTKENIVTETNYININYWGPEETDHKPSWLESYEHINYFLNLGGCSTLKVLSEMSGNIKYICLSSTSIEELHSSIWSLVHLSILDLSNCKCLKNLPSGIGQLESLNHLYLDGCLSFDRFPERLPKKIRLLDLRGTKIKEVPSSSLENLSSLEDLCLMNCTELETLPTSICKLTSLVRLNLSDCSELKSFPEISEPMKSLRNLHLDQTGIIKLPSSIENLNGLERLSLRRCNNLEFIPNNIYNMSHLQLLCLSECSKLQSLPAVTADFQFKIEVDLSYKNIFKIPDWNLGLSSLPLMESEPCGSMIDEGLVSIKRLSNMVLYLLQRCDTADTFVVPDFMVDSCRCLVSYSDKQPYYFCGCSRLNIEKYNKIVTDFWKYLFRQATYFGLQPKKNIFPRMNLCCPGNEFADFFDNVSKGSSVDVNLCPQSYNSNFLGYVFCVLIEFDHYCFDNINRLNFRCEYNYKTNNGESNKRSWSIHIPENKYAFVEIGILNSDHMFMGCILEEYDEHLNANALQIVSFDFHLVQHDWEALVNVGKYRVKKCGVHMLNLDDLIDDSNHLDAEFDNDVLFYRRKQFQFSGKGPFIMRLL; encoded by the exons ATGGCACCAAAGAATAACAAGTACGACGTTTTCATAAGCTTTAGAGGTGAGGACACCCGTAACAATTTCACTAGCCATCTTCACAAAGCATTGCTGCTTAAAAATTTACAAGTTTACATGGATGAGAGGCTTGAGAGTGGTGATGAGATTTCTTCAGCTCTTTTGAAAGCAATTGAAGACTCAAAGCTTTCTGTCATAGTTTTCTCGGAAAATTATGCATCTTCGAGGTGGTGTTTGGATGAATTGGTTCATATTCTGAGGTGTAAAGAAAGATATGGGCAGATTGTTGTGCCAATATTTTATCATGTGAGTCCATGTGATATCAGAAAACAATCAGGGAATTTTGGAGTTGCATTTGGTGCACTTGAGGAACGCTTTGGAACTGAATCTGATAGATTGAGTCAATGGAGGACTGCTTTAACATCTGCTGCTAATCTTTCTGGCTGTAATGCACCCATAACCAG ACGCATTGAACATCTTGAATCATTGTTATTGTGTGTTCCAATTTTGGGCATTTGCGGCATGGGCGGGATGGGTAAGACAACTCTAGCGCGAGCCTTATTTACTCAAATTTTCAATCGGTTCGAAGGTTACTGCTTTCTTGAAAATGTTAGGGAAGAATGGGAAAAACATAATGGACTCGGTTTAAAGAAACAACTTTATTCTGAGTTATTGAAGGAAAAAAATCAAGATATAGTCATGATCAACATGTTTGTGAAGGATAGACTTTGTCGTAAAAAAGTACTAATTGTTCTTGATGATTTGGATGATGTAGATCAATTTGAGCAATTATTATTAGGAGATCGTGATTGGTTATGTCATGGAAGTAGAGTAATTATAACTACTAGAGATCAACAAATACTCAAGAATATTGGGGTTGATCAAATCTACATGGCAAATCAACTAGGGGATGATGAGGCTCTTCAACTCTTTAGTTTGAATGGATTCAAAAGTGATTTTCCACCAACTAGTTTTATGGAGTTGTCGCTAAAAGTAGTGAATTATGCCGCAGGAATGCCATTGGCTCTTAAAGTTTTAGGTTCTCATTTGTATTCGAAAAGTGAAGAAGAGTGGAATAGTGCAATAAACAAGTTGAAAGTGTTTCCTAACCAAAAGATTCAAAATATATTGAGGATAAGTTATGATGGGCTAGACGATAAAGAAAGGGGTGTGTTTCTAGATATCGCATGCTTTTTCAAAGGCAAGGATAAGGATTTTGTGGGAGGAATATTGGATGATGATTGTACGTTTGCAGATGTGATTAGAGTTCTCATTGATAGATGTTTGATATTTGAGATATTTGAGATAGATTATGAGAATAAGACCACACTATGGATGCATGATTTGATACAAGAAATGGGCCGGGAAATTGTTCGTCAAGAATGCATCAAAGAGCCTGGAATGCGTAGCAGACTATGGATTACTGAAGACATTTGTCATGTCTTAAAAAACAACACA GGTAGCGAAAAAGTTGAAGGAATATTCCTAAACTTCTGTGGGATCAATAAAGGGAGTCATTTCAAATTGAAGCCTACAGTCTTTAGAGAAATGTACAATCTAAGACTACTTCAAATATTATTTGAAGATTGTATACAAATGGAGAAGTGCAAATTTCAACTTCCTCATGATCTTGATACACTTCCTGATTCTCTTAGATATCTCAATTGTCCTTACTACCCATTCAAGTCTTTACCATCAAATTTTGTGCCACAACATCTTGTGGAACTCAACATGCCCTTTAGCAAGTTGGAGCAACTTCCAAACGAATTCAAG TGTCTTGAGAGCTTAAAAGTTGTCGATCTCAGTTTTTCAAAGAATTTGATTCATATGCCAGATTTATCTCAAGCTAATTTGAAGAGTCTATTTCTTAAAGGCTGTGAGAGTTTGGAAGAAGCTTCTTCACTCAACTTTCAACAAATTCTTGCTCACAAGTGTTTTACAAAAGAAAATATAGTAACAGAAACAAATTACATTAATATCAATTATTGGGGACCTGAGGAGACTGATCATAAACCATCGTGGTTGGAATCTTATGAACACATAAACTACTTCCTTAATCTCGGTGGCTGCTCTACTCTTAAAGTTCTCTCAGAGATGTCTGGGAACATTAAATACATTTGTTTATCTTCCACTTCCATAGAAGAGCTGCACTCTTCAATTTGGTCTCTTGTTCATCTTTCTATTTTGGATCTTAGCAATTGTAAATGCCTCAAGAATCTTCCGAGTGGAATTGGACAATTGGAGTCTCTAAATCATCTATATTTAGATGGTTGTTTATCTTTTGATAGGTTTCCTGAGCGGCTTCCAAAGAAaattagattattagacttgagGGGAACTAAGATAAAAGAAGTGCCTTCGTCTTCCTTAGAAAATCTCTCTAGTCTTGAGGATCTATGTCTAATGAATTGCACGGAGCTTGAAACCCTACCAACGAGTATCTGTAAGCTGACATCTCTTGTGAGGCTAAACCTATCTGATTGCTCAGAATTGAAAAGTTTCCCTGAAATCTCAGAGCCAATGAAAAGTTTGAGAAACCTTCATCTAGATCAAACAGGAATTATAAAGTTACCCTCGTCAATTGAAAATCTTAATGGGCTTGAACGGTTGAGTTTAAGGAGATGTAATAATCTAGAGTTTATTCCAAACAACATATACAATATGAGCCATCTTCAATTGCTGTGCCTTTCTGAATgttcaaaacttcaaagtttgcCTGCTGTGACGGCTGATTTCCAATTTAAGATTGAAGTGGATCTTAGCTATAAAAACATATTCAAAATCCCTGACTGGAATCTTGGTTTATCTTCATTACCATTGATGGAGTCTGAACCATGTGGATCAATGATTGATGAAGGACTAGTGAGCATCAAACGACTTTCTAATATGGTTTTATATTTGTTACAACGTTGTGACACTGCCGATACTTTCGTCGTACCTGATTTCATGGTCGATTCATGTCGATGCTTGGTCTCATATAGTGACAAACAACCATACTATTTTTGTGGTTGCTCAAGATTGAATAttgaaaaatacaacaaaatagtGACTGACTTCTGGAAATACCTCTTCCGTCAGGCAACTTATTTTGGTCTACAACCAAAG AAAAATATTTTTCCCAGAATGAATTTATGTTGTCCAGGAAATGAATTTGCGGATTTTTTTGATAATGTGTCTAAAGGATCTTCAGTTGATGTCAATCTTTGTCCACAGTCTTACAATTCCAACTTTTTGGGTTATGTCTTTTGTGTTCTCATCGAATTTGATCACTACTGTTTTGATAATATTAACCGTTTGAATTTTCGATGCGAGTACAATTACAAAACCAATAATGGTGAAAGCAACAAGCGTAGTTGGAGTATCCATATACCAGAAAACAAGTACGCATTTGTTGAGATTGGAATTCTCAATTCAGATCACATGTTTATGGGGTGCATTCTTGAGGAGTACGATGAGCATCTTAATGCAAATGCATTACAGATAGTGTCATTTGATTTTCACCTTGTCCAACATGATTGGGAAGCACTAGTTAACGTTGGCAAGTATAGAGTGAAAAAGTGTGGAGTTCACATGTTAAATCTTGATGATTTAATTGATGACTCAAATCATTTAGATGCTGAGTTTGATAATGATGTGTTATTTTACAGAAGAAAACAATTTCAGTTTTCAGGTAAGGGCCCATTCATTATGCGATTATTATAA